CCGACGTCGGGGAGGCACTGATGCTCATCGGGGGGCTCGGGGGCGTCTCGCTGGTGGCCCTTCCGCTCTGGCGCCGCGGCCTCACAGCCCTCTACCGACGAAACCGGCACGCGATGGCGCGCGGCTTTCGGGCGTCGCGGGAGTAACGGGTGACTCGTAATCGTGATGCTTGAAGAAGGCGATATTCGTTTTTGAGAGATTGGATGATTCGCGAACGAAGGCTATCATGGCTTTGCGATTTGAAAAGAAAATAAACAGGAAAGAAAAGGCGTTTCCGGGCTCCCTCGCATCCGTGCACGGGACGTAGAGCACAACCGATGGCATTGTACTCAAAGATTCCGTATCGGAAATGGATCTAAAAACCGATTCCCTCACCAAGCGCTACGACGACTTCGAGCTGTCCATCCCCGATCTCACGATCGAGCCGGGGACGACGCTGGGACTGGTCGGCAACAACGGCGCGGGCAAAACGACCTTCCTCCGCCTCGTCCTCGACCTGATCCGCGCCGACGATGGGCAGGTCCGCCTCGGCGGCGACGTAGTGGCCGATACGTTCGACTGGAAGACGTGCACGGGCTCCTACCTCGGCCCCTCGTTCCTCATCGACTTCCTGACGCCGGACGAGTACTGGCACTTCGTGGGGCAGACCTACGACCTCGACGAGGCGACAATCGATGAACGGCTGTCCCGCTTCGAGGACTTCTACGTCGACGAGCCGGTCGGGGAGACGACGAAGTACATCCGCGACCTCTCCACGGGCAACAAAAACAAGGCGGGCCTCGTCGCGGCCCTCCTGCCGGAGCCGGACCTGTTGATCTTCGACGAGCCGTTCGCGAGCCTCGATCCCCGCTCGCAGATCCAGCTCAAGGAGCTTCTGCAAGAGCGACAGGACGACGCGACGATGCTTATTTCCAGCCACGACCTCGGCCACGTGACCGACGTGAGCGACCGGATCGCCCTCCTGGAGGCGGGCCAGATCGTGCGCGACGAGCCGACCGATCCGGACACGCTGGAGGACCTGACGACCTACTTTGCGGAGGCGATTCGCCCGAAGGAGCAAGAACCGGCGTAGCATAAGACGCACGTGCCATGACGCTTCTCGATGTGCTGCGCCACCGGTGGACGCGGTGGCGGCGCTCAACGACCCTGGGCCGCAGTCTCCTGACGACGGTCCTCGTTGTGCTGGCCGGGGTACACGTCGGGGGCTGGGCTGTGGCTCTCGGGTGGTTCTATCCGGACATCGTGGCGGAGGTATTTCCAGGCCGAGACCCGCTCCGTCTCCTAAACGAACACCTGTTGAGTGGGATGGCCGGTCTCGTTGGCGCTCGGTTCGTCCTACAACGGTTCGACGCGGGGGCGTGGCGTTCTCTGCTCTGCCTGCCGGTGCGTCGGGCAACGCTGGCACGTGCCATCCAGGTCACGTCGGCGATCAGCCTTCTTACCCTGGTTCCCCTCCTCGGCCTCGCGGCGCTCGCCGCGCGCACTGTCGCCTCGGGCACCTCTCCCCTCGGGGTGGCCCTCTGGACCGCCGCCGCGCTGCTAGCGGTGGGGATGACGCACTTTGCATGCGTGTGGCTCCGCGTGGCGTGGATCCGTCGGAGGTGGTCCGGGTTTCTCGGTGCGAGTGCCGTGGTCCTCGGACTGGTTGGGGGCGATTTTCTTGGGGCAACGGTGATCCAGGAGGCGTCGGCGTGGCTTTTTGGCGGGCCGTTGCGTGGAAGCATAGGGGCGCTCCTGGTGCTCGCCGTCGGGACGGTTACCTTGGCCGTCGTCTCCACGGCGGCCCTGCGCCGGTACACGTACGAGAGCGTAGGCGGGCCGGACCGTACCGACCGGCGCCGTCGCTTTTCGGTCGACATTGAAGGTCGAGAAGGGCTTTCGTCGCTCGTGTTCTTGGAAGGCGCTCTCATCTTCCGGAATCGCGGACCCCGCGAGCAACTTCTCATTGGGAGCGGCACACTTGCGTTCTTTGTCTACCTGATCGTGCGGGACGCTCTTTCCGTATTCTCGGTTGGGATGGCTCCGTTCCTGATCGGCCTGCTATTGTCGGTCGCGTACGGCCAGTTTGCGTTCGCCTGGCACGGAAAGCACTTCGATGGCCTGCTGGTGCGCGTGTCGCCGGGACGGCTCGTTCGGGGGACGCTCGTCGTGCTCACGGGACTCGCCGCGGGGCCGCTCATTCTCGCGATGCCGGTGGTGGCGTGGGCGGATCCGTTTCTCGCAGCACCGATGGCCGCCTTTGCGCTCTATCACGCGGGGATCACCGTCCCTACGATAGTGGGGACCGGCATTCTCTGGAATCGGAACTGGGTGAACCCGGAGCAAAGCCGATTTACGTTTTCGGGCGGTCCCATACGAGGAATGGTGCTCATGGCGCTGCTCAGCGTGCCGCCGGTCTTGCTGGGCCTTGGAGGCATTCCAGTCCTGCTTTCAGGCGTGGCCGTCCTCGGGGGGCTGGGCCTCGGCACCGTCTCGCTGTGGCGGCCCCGGCTGGAAGCGATGCTCCGGCGTCGCCGCCATGCGATGCTGCGGGGCTTTCGGGGCGGATGGCTCTCTCCGCACGAGTGGCACTGGTAGAGGGGAGGGAGGAGGAAGAAAACCAATCTTCGGTCGATTCCGCCGATCGTTTCGACTCCAATGCGCGCACTTCAGATTCTACTCCGCCACCGCGTCACGAGCTGGCGCCGAAACCCATCGTGGGGCACCGGCACGGTGGCGGGGCAACTTGTGCTGCTGGGCCTGCTCCTCGTGTTGCTGTTCCCGCTTGGACTTCTGAGCTACGTGTTGGGTGACGTGCTCCGCGAGGTGGTTCCTACGGCCGATCCCCTCGCGCTCATCAATGAGGGAATGCTGTATCTGGTGCCGGTGCTCCTGGTGAGCCGCTTCCTCCTGCAATCGCCGCCGTCGGAGCGCGTGGCGCTGTACGTCACGCTCCCCATCCCGACGACCGGACTCCTCAACGGGCAGACGCTGCTGTCGCTGCTGTCCCTCCATTCGTTGTTTGCCATGGTGCTGGTCGTACCAGTGTGGGCAGCGGAGATTGTGACGGCGTGGACGCCGCTCGGGGCCGCCGCGTGGCTTCTCATCGCGCTCTTATCAACCGTCGTACTGGCGAGCCACGGCGCGAACCTCCTGCACCTGCTGCTGGGGCGGCGGCCATGGGGGGTTGCCGGCGCACTGGCCGGGGTCACGCTGGCGTTCGTGGCCGATGCGGTTCTGGGGCCTGACCTCTTCCGCGGTCTCTCCCGTGTCGTGTTTGGCCGACCGGGCATTGGGCTGGTCGCAGCGGTCGGCGTCGTGGGCGCCACGCACGCCGCGCTGCTGCGGGTGATGCGGGAGCGGTTAGAGGTGGACCGGCGGACGGTGTCCCGGATCGGCGAGCCGTCTCGGTGGGGGACGCCGGTCTACCGATGGATCGAGCAGGCGCTGCCGGCGGGGCCCCTCGTGGCGCTGGAGCTGCGGCAGGTTGTGCGGACGCGGCGGCTGCGAGGTGCCACTGCGACGATACTCGGGCTGATGGTCTTCTTCTACGGATGGGCCGGCGTGCAACTCGTCATGGAAGGGACGGTCGAGTCAAATGTGCTTATGAACGTTGTGCTCTGGGGGATTGGTGGTCCTTTCTTTGCAACTGGGTATGCCATCTACGGAATCTCAGCCGGACACAT
This window of the Salinibacter grassmerensis genome carries:
- a CDS encoding ABC transporter ATP-binding protein, coding for MDLKTDSLTKRYDDFELSIPDLTIEPGTTLGLVGNNGAGKTTFLRLVLDLIRADDGQVRLGGDVVADTFDWKTCTGSYLGPSFLIDFLTPDEYWHFVGQTYDLDEATIDERLSRFEDFYVDEPVGETTKYIRDLSTGNKNKAGLVAALLPEPDLLIFDEPFASLDPRSQIQLKELLQERQDDATMLISSHDLGHVTDVSDRIALLEAGQIVRDEPTDPDTLEDLTTYFAEAIRPKEQEPA
- a CDS encoding DUF5687 family protein, translated to MTLLDVLRHRWTRWRRSTTLGRSLLTTVLVVLAGVHVGGWAVALGWFYPDIVAEVFPGRDPLRLLNEHLLSGMAGLVGARFVLQRFDAGAWRSLLCLPVRRATLARAIQVTSAISLLTLVPLLGLAALAARTVASGTSPLGVALWTAAALLAVGMTHFACVWLRVAWIRRRWSGFLGASAVVLGLVGGDFLGATVIQEASAWLFGGPLRGSIGALLVLAVGTVTLAVVSTAALRRYTYESVGGPDRTDRRRRFSVDIEGREGLSSLVFLEGALIFRNRGPREQLLIGSGTLAFFVYLIVRDALSVFSVGMAPFLIGLLLSVAYGQFAFAWHGKHFDGLLVRVSPGRLVRGTLVVLTGLAAGPLILAMPVVAWADPFLAAPMAAFALYHAGITVPTIVGTGILWNRNWVNPEQSRFTFSGGPIRGMVLMALLSVPPVLLGLGGIPVLLSGVAVLGGLGLGTVSLWRPRLEAMLRRRRHAMLRGFRGGWLSPHEWHW
- a CDS encoding DUF5687 family protein, with translation MRALQILLRHRVTSWRRNPSWGTGTVAGQLVLLGLLLVLLFPLGLLSYVLGDVLREVVPTADPLALINEGMLYLVPVLLVSRFLLQSPPSERVALYVTLPIPTTGLLNGQTLLSLLSLHSLFAMVLVVPVWAAEIVTAWTPLGAAAWLLIALLSTVVLASHGANLLHLLLGRRPWGVAGALAGVTLAFVADAVLGPDLFRGLSRVVFGRPGIGLVAAVGVVGATHAALLRVMRERLEVDRRTVSRIGEPSRWGTPVYRWIEQALPAGPLVALELRQVVRTRRLRGATATILGLMVFFYGWAGVQLVMEGTVESNVLMNVVLWGIGGPFFATGYAIYGISAGHIDGLFARPTSLSHIATSKLALLWAGLVPATLLLPTLFPWVPLRYAMLLGGCAFYWWGVMVPSTVYLGPRFRTPVDMSASHFSMNPSGSMRGLVLVPPLLVLLAAPILAATTSAWWIVGGSLCAIGLVGLGLVAWWRGPFARQLDRHKHGMLEGFRENEPI